CAGGACGACCGGTTCGCCCGGGAACGCCGCCGCGAACCAGCCGAGTGCGGCCGCGCAGGCCTCGGTGGCGTAGCCCCGGCCCCAGGCGGCGGGCAGGAACAGGTACCCGAGCTGGGCTTCGTTCCCTGCCGGGCGCACGTGGCCGGGATGCTCGGCGTCCCGCCGGTCGAAGGTCACCATTCCGAGGAACTCGCTCTCCCGTTCGACGACGAAGAAACCCTCGCGCTGCCCGGGGACCTCCGACACGGACGCCTCGAGCTCCTCCCGGGGCCTCGCCCCACCCGTGTACGTGCCGACCTCGGGCGACGCGAACAGGTCGATGAGGCCCGCGCGGTCCCGTGCTTCCGAGACGCGTAGCGTCAGGCGGTCGGTGGTGATCGGTGGCGGTGGCCAGGGGGCCGGTCCCAGAGGCTGCATGGGTTCATCGTAGGGCGGGGTGGACCGGGGCTGTCGAGACCCTGTCCTGTCCTGCCTGCCTGGCGTGGTGCGGTCTGGCGCGGTCCAGCTCAGTCCCGGGAGGAGCGGACGGCGTCGTGGATCGCGGGGACTTCCGTGAGACCGTCCTCGGCCAGGAAGTGCCCGGCGCCGTCGACCACCCGTGTCTCGGTGCCGAGGAGGGCGGCCAGCCGGTCCGTGTGCGTTGTCGGCACGAACTCGTCGCGGTCCGAGCGGAGCACCACGAGGTGGTCGACATGATCCGCGAGCCCGTCCACCGCCAGCCCGTCCACTGGGGTGCCGTCGGCGATGAAGCCGTCGAGTCCCGGAAGTGCTGGCAGGGGGTCGAGGAATCCGGCCACCAGGACGAGCGTGCCCAGCCGCCACGGACCCGCGAGCGAGCCCAGAGCGCGCAGCACCGTGAGGCAGCCCAGACTGTGCGCCACGACGATCGTTCCGGCGTCGGGCGTTCCGAGTGCCGTCCGCACGGCGTCGTCCCACACCACGGGATCCGGGTCCAGCGGGTCGGGGAGCGTCGGCACCGTGACCAGAACGCCGTCGTCCTCCAGCCGCCGCGCCAGCCAGCCGAACCAGTGATCCTCGGGGGTGGCGCCGTACCCGTGGAAGATCAGAGCCCTTCGGCCCGTTGTCGTAGATGCCATGACAGGGACGCTAAACCTTCACGCCCGCGTGAAGGTCAAAACGGAAGGGGATCCGGATGCGGATCGGCGAACTGGCGGCGGCCAGCGGAGTGAGCGCGCGGGCGCTGAGGCACTACGAGGAGCAGGGTGTCCTGACTCCCGGCCGCACCCGCGCCGGCTATCGTGATTACGCGGCGCCCGACGTCGTGCGGGTCCAGCAGATCAGGGCGATGATCGCGGCCGGCGTGGGCACCGCGACCATCCGCCGCTACCTGGACTGTCTGCGCGACGGCGGGGACGGCGTCGCGCTGGAGCTGTGCCCGGATCTACGGGCGGAACTCGACGGCCTCGCCGAGCGGCTGACCGCTCAGGAGCGGGAGATCCAGGGGAAGCGGCAGCGGCTGAACGGGCTGCTCGCGGGCGGGTGAATCGCCCTACCGAGTGTGACGATTCATGAACCTGAGGGTTCTCATATCGACTTCTTTTTCAACCGGGCTTCTTATTCGTTCATGACGTGAAACATCACTTTCAGAGATCTCTGAGGCCCTGCTTAGGCTGTGCGGGTATTCGTTCACAGGGACATCACCATTCCGCCTGTGGACTCCTCCTGCCCCCAGAAGGGTCTCAGAATGACGCTCATCAAGAAGCCGGTCGCAGCTATCGCGGGACTGCTCGCAGGTGCTCTTTTCCTCGGCGCCTGCGCCCCGGCCGTCGAGTCTGACCCGGGCACGGAGAAGGCGGACCTGAGCAAGCTGAAGGACGAGTTCTACAAGGCTTCCGACCCGGGGGAAGAGCCCGGCCGCCGCCACACAGCGCAAGGATTCGTTCGTCACCACCATCAGCAAGCCGGGTGGCGTGTTCCTCCCCGGCTTCTATGACAACGGCTGGGACGGGAACGCGGTGCAGCCGATCTTCGCCTCGCTCGTGGTCTTCAACGCCGCGGGCGAACCGGTGCCGGATCTGGCCGAGAAATGGGATGTGTCCTCCGACAATCTCACGTACACCTTCCACCTCCGCAAGGATCTGACCTTCAGCGACGGCTCGCCCCTCACCGCGGATGACGTCGCCTTCACGCTGACCCTGCTCAACGACCCGGCCTACGCCGGGGGCGTGGACTTCTCCGACATCGTCATCGCAGGCACCAAGGAATTCCGCAAGGGTTCCGCAAGCTCGCTGTCCGGCATCACGGTGGTGGACCCCTCGACGATCCGCATCGTCACCCAGAAGCCGAACCCCCTAGCCCTGCGCACTCTCGGCGGGCCCGTGATCTCGAAGGCCTACTACGGCAAGGGGTACGTCAAGGGGAAGCTCGACTACCTCAAGAGCCTGTACGGCAAGCCCCTCGGCGCCGGCCCCTACGCGCTGGAGCAGTACGTGGAGGGCCAGGAGATCCGTTACCGGGCCAATGAGCACTACTACAGCGGCAAGCCGTCCATCGCGCGGCTGATCTTCAAGGTGGTCTCCAGCGACTCCGCTCTGCAGAACTTCCAGAACGGGGACATCGACCACGGCGGCTTCGGCAGCGACCCGGCGAACCTCAAGGAACTCCAAGGGCTCGGCTTCGCCGACATCCGTGCCCGGGTCATCTCCGACTACGGGGCCATCTGGGTCAACAACAAGAAGCCGGCGCTCGCCGACACCAAGGTCCGTCAGGCGCTGTACTACGGCCTGGACCGCCAGCAGATCGTGGACGCCAAGTTCAAGGGTCTGGGACAGGTGGCGGACGTCTTCGCCGCCCCGACCCAGTGGTCCTACACGAACGACGGCGTGACCTCCTATGGCTTCGACGCGAAGAAGGCGGGGCAGCTGCTCGACGAGGCCGGCTGGAAAGCCCAGGCCGGCGGCACGCGCGAGAAGGACGGGAAGAAGCTCACCCTGTCCTACATCACCACCAAGCAGGACGATCCGGTGATCCCGATCGCGAAGAAGGACTACAAGGACCTCGGAATCGATTTCGTGCCGGAGGTACTCGACTCGAACACGGCCTTCGACCGCCTCAACAACGGGGACTACGACCTCGCAGGCTTCCGCAGCAACGGTCTGAGCGACCCCAACGACGCCGTGTCCGAATTCGGCACCACCGATCCCGCGATCAATGTCACCGGCTATTCGAACCCGCAGGTGACCGCCTTGATCAAGAAGGGCATCTCGACCTTCGACCGGGCGGCGCGGCAGAAGATCTACACGGAGCTCTACCAGAAGCTCAGCCAGGACCCGCCGATCATCCTGCTCGACTACCGGAAGTCCCTGTCGGCCTGGAACGCCCGCATCCAGAATGGCGAGCTGTACACGACCGGCAGCGATGACGCGGCCCTCGCGCTGGCGAAGCTGAAGATCGCGGGCTAGCCGCCCGGCGTCGTCCGTCACCCGATACGAACGGTTCCCATGACCCGCTACGTCCTCAAGAGGCTGGGACTGATGGCACTGCTGCTCGTCGGTGTCTCCGTCCTGGTGTTCTTCCTCTTCGCCCTCATGCCGGGCGACTATTTCAGCTCCAACCGCCAGCTCACGCCGCAGCGCAAGGCGGAGCTCCGGGCCCTGAACGGCCTGGATCAGCCCGTGCTCGTGCGGTACTTCATCTGGCTCGGCAACATGCTGCGCGGCCAGTTCGGGTACTCCCTGGTCTACAACCGGCCGGTGACGGAACTCCTCGGACCGCTGATCGGCAACTCCTTCCTCATCGCGTTCGCAGGGTTTCTGCTGACCTGGGCGATCGCGCTGGTGTGTGGCGTGCTCTCCGCGACCCGGCAGTACTCCTGGTTCGATCGGCTCGTCACCGCCGGGCTGTTCGCTTCCCTGTCGGTGCCGTCGTTCTTCATCGGCCTGCTGGCGATCAAGGTCTTCGCGGTCGATCTCCGGTGGCTGCCGACGGGTGGCATGCTCGACACCGCGAGTTCCTCCGACGGCTTCGCGCAGGTCCTGGAGATCGCCCGGCACATGGTGCTTCCGGTGGGCATCCTCACCTTCCTCGGCGCCGGCGCGCTCACCCGTTACTTCCGGAGCGGGATGCTGGAGGCGCTGCACGCGGACTTCATCCGCACGGCCCGGGCGAAGGGGCTGCGGGAGCGCACCGTGGTGTTCTCCCATGCACTGCGAAATGCCCTGCTGCCCGCGATCACACTCCTGGCTTTCGAGCTTCCGGCCCTGTTCTCCGGGGCCATCATCACCGAACAGATCTTCAATTGGCCGGGGGTGGGACGGATCCAGCTCGAGTCGGTGCAGACGCGCGACTACGCGGTGCTCATGACCGTCACCATGCTCCTGGCGTTCCTCACGATCCTGGGCAGCTTCCTGGCCGACGTGCTCTACGCCGTCGCGGATCCCCGGGTGCGGCTTCTCGGGTCGAGGAGGGCGGCATGAGCCACGTCGACACAGCGTCAACGGCCAGAGACACAGCGCCCTCGAGGAGGAGCGCCGTGCCGTCGAGCAGGATCGCCGGGGAGCTCCGCCGCCTGCTGCGGATTCCGGCCGCGAGCATCAGTATCGGCCTGCTCGTCTTCATGCTCCTTTTCAGCTTCCTCGGACCCCTGCTCACCGGCTACACCGGGGAGGAGATCAACCTGCGCATCGCCGAGCACGGCCCGGCGTCGAATCACTGGCTGGGCACGGACGAGTACGGGCGGGACGTCCTGACCCGTCTCATGTTCGCGGGGCGGATCTCGCTCACGATCGGGGTCGCGTCGATGCTGCTGTCCCTGCTCCTCGGCGCCGTGCTCGGCCTCATGGCGGGGTACTACGGCGGGATCGTCGACACCCTCATCATGCGGTTCGCGGACCTCCTCATGTCCATCCCGGGCCTGCCGCTGCTCATCGTGATGGCGGCCGTGCTCTCGGAGCTGAAGGTCGCGCCCGAGTCGCGGATCTACATCGTGATGATCCTGCTCAGCGTGATCGGCTGGCCGTCGCTGGCCCGCCTGATCCGTGGTCAGGTGCTGTCCCTGCGCGAGGCCCCGTACATGCGGGCGGCGGAGGTGCTGGGCCTGAGCGCTGCTTCGCGCCAGTTCCGTCACCTCCTTCCGAACGTGATGCCGCTGCTCATCGTCGTGGCCACCTTGAGCACGGCGTCGGGGATCCTCAGCGAGTCCGCGCTGAGCTTCCTGGGGCTCGGCGTCGTCCCGCCCAATGCCTCCTGGGGGAACATGATCAACGCCGCCAACAACCTGATCGACTTCCAGCAGCACTGGTGGCTGTGGGTGCCGCCCGGCGTCGCGCTCCTGATCACGGTGGCGGCGATCAACGTCCTCGGCGACCGCCTGCGGGACGTCCTCGATCCCAGGATGGGGAGGTGACCGCCGTGGCGACCGAGCCTCTGGTCCAGGTGAAAGATCTCAGCGTTCGCTTCCCGGCTGAAGGCGGTGGGCACCGTGTGGTGGTGGACCGCGTCGGCTTCGAGATCAGCCCGGGAGAGGTGCTCGGCATCGTGGGGGAGTCCGGTTCCGGCAAGAGCCTGACCGCGCTTTCGCTGCTGAAGCTCGTGGACGAGCCGGGGGAGATCTCCGGCGGGCAGGTGCTGTTCGACGGCGCAGACATCCTCACGCTGCGGCGCACCGCCTTGCAGCGTGTCCG
The nucleotide sequence above comes from Arthrobacter woluwensis. Encoded proteins:
- a CDS encoding ABC transporter permease; amino-acid sequence: MPSSRIAGELRRLLRIPAASISIGLLVFMLLFSFLGPLLTGYTGEEINLRIAEHGPASNHWLGTDEYGRDVLTRLMFAGRISLTIGVASMLLSLLLGAVLGLMAGYYGGIVDTLIMRFADLLMSIPGLPLLIVMAAVLSELKVAPESRIYIVMILLSVIGWPSLARLIRGQVLSLREAPYMRAAEVLGLSAASRQFRHLLPNVMPLLIVVATLSTASGILSESALSFLGLGVVPPNASWGNMINAANNLIDFQQHWWLWVPPGVALLITVAAINVLGDRLRDVLDPRMGR
- a CDS encoding RBBP9/YdeN family alpha/beta hydrolase gives rise to the protein MASTTTGRRALIFHGYGATPEDHWFGWLARRLEDDGVLVTVPTLPDPLDPDPVVWDDAVRTALGTPDAGTIVVAHSLGCLTVLRALGSLAGPWRLGTLVLVAGFLDPLPALPGLDGFIADGTPVDGLAVDGLADHVDHLVVLRSDRDEFVPTTHTDRLAALLGTETRVVDGAGHFLAEDGLTEVPAIHDAVRSSRD
- a CDS encoding ABC transporter substrate-binding protein; the encoded protein is MFLPGFYDNGWDGNAVQPIFASLVVFNAAGEPVPDLAEKWDVSSDNLTYTFHLRKDLTFSDGSPLTADDVAFTLTLLNDPAYAGGVDFSDIVIAGTKEFRKGSASSLSGITVVDPSTIRIVTQKPNPLALRTLGGPVISKAYYGKGYVKGKLDYLKSLYGKPLGAGPYALEQYVEGQEIRYRANEHYYSGKPSIARLIFKVVSSDSALQNFQNGDIDHGGFGSDPANLKELQGLGFADIRARVISDYGAIWVNNKKPALADTKVRQALYYGLDRQQIVDAKFKGLGQVADVFAAPTQWSYTNDGVTSYGFDAKKAGQLLDEAGWKAQAGGTREKDGKKLTLSYITTKQDDPVIPIAKKDYKDLGIDFVPEVLDSNTAFDRLNNGDYDLAGFRSNGLSDPNDAVSEFGTTDPAINVTGYSNPQVTALIKKGISTFDRAARQKIYTELYQKLSQDPPIILLDYRKSLSAWNARIQNGELYTTGSDDAALALAKLKIAG
- a CDS encoding MerR family transcriptional regulator translates to MRIGELAAASGVSARALRHYEEQGVLTPGRTRAGYRDYAAPDVVRVQQIRAMIAAGVGTATIRRYLDCLRDGGDGVALELCPDLRAELDGLAERLTAQEREIQGKRQRLNGLLAGG
- a CDS encoding GNAT family N-acetyltransferase; its protein translation is MQPLGPAPWPPPPITTDRLTLRVSEARDRAGLIDLFASPEVGTYTGGARPREELEASVSEVPGQREGFFVVERESEFLGMVTFDRRDAEHPGHVRPAGNEAQLGYLFLPAAWGRGYATEACAAALGWFAAAFPGEPVVLPTQTANGPSLRLAKRLGFREVEVFEEYGAEQWFGVWTGEGAGSPAL
- a CDS encoding ABC transporter permease is translated as MTRYVLKRLGLMALLLVGVSVLVFFLFALMPGDYFSSNRQLTPQRKAELRALNGLDQPVLVRYFIWLGNMLRGQFGYSLVYNRPVTELLGPLIGNSFLIAFAGFLLTWAIALVCGVLSATRQYSWFDRLVTAGLFASLSVPSFFIGLLAIKVFAVDLRWLPTGGMLDTASSSDGFAQVLEIARHMVLPVGILTFLGAGALTRYFRSGMLEALHADFIRTARAKGLRERTVVFSHALRNALLPAITLLAFELPALFSGAIITEQIFNWPGVGRIQLESVQTRDYAVLMTVTMLLAFLTILGSFLADVLYAVADPRVRLLGSRRAA